TTGGGCTTCGATCAGCGTCGATAAAGCGCGGATGCGCAAGGGGCCGTCGCCCGACGTCCCGGTAATGTGGGAGTATCGGCGAAAGGATTTGCCGGTAAAGGTCGTCGCGCGCCACGAAAACTGGCGCAAGGTCGAGGATCCCGACGGGACGCAAGGCTGGATGGCGGCGCGCCTCTTGAGCCGCGCCCGCACCGCGATCGTCACCGGCGAAATCCGCCCGATGCACGAGGACGCCAGCGTGTCTGCGGCGGTCGCCTATCGCGCTCAGCCCGGCGTCGTCGGCCGGATCAGCGATTGCAAGAACGGCTGGTGCCTGTTCGACGTCCAAGGCCGCAAGGGGTGGATCCAGACCGACCATATCTGGGGCGATTGACGGCCCATAGGAAAAGGGCCGGACGATTGCTCGTCCGGCCCTTTCTGTCTTTAGCGGTTAGCGCCACCGGAAATGGTTGCGATAGACCCGCACGACCTTGCCGCTGCGCGTATTGACCAGCAAAAGGTCGTTATAGTGGCGGACATAGGTCAGGCTGCGACCCGCCCGAGGCACGCCCCAGCGGCTGTCCCAGGCCGGGCGATAGGCCGGGGCGTAATAGCTCGAACGGAGCGTCGCGCCGACGCGGAACTGCTGGTAGCGGAAGGGCGCGCGATAATTCTGGTAGCGCGTATCACGGCGCCAGTCGCGGACCTCGTCGCGATAGTCGCGCTTCGCATCGCGATACTCGCGACGTTCTTCGCGAATGTCGCCGCGATCGCCATAGCGCTGTGCATCCCGCAATTCGCGGCGCTCTTCGCGAACGTCGCGGCGTTCTTCACGGATATCGCGGGTCTGCGCCTGCGCGACGGCCGGAACCATCATCGCGGCGATCAGGCCGGCGGCGAGAAATTTGGTCTTCTTCATTGTGCCATTCCTTTTTCATCCGTCAGGGGGAGGGGATCTGCCCGATGACAAGAAATGGTCTAGGCGATTCGATTTGAACCGACCCAGAATGCCGCGTTTATTTTCAGGTCATTAGTGTCGCAATTTGTCGTGATCATAACGACGAAATGGCGCCGTCTCGCGACGGCGCCATGCAACTTTTCGCGATTTCCGGTTAGACCAGTTCGACCGCGACCGCAGTCGCTTCGCCGCCGCCGATGCACAGGCTGGCTATGCCGCGCGTCTTGCCATGACGCTGGAGTGCCGCGATCAGCGTCGTGATGATGCGCGTACCGCTGGCGCCGATCGGATGGCCGAGCGCGGTCGCGCCGCCATGGACGTTGATCTTGTCGTGCGGGATGCCGAGGTCGTGCATCGCGAACATCGCAACACAGGCAAAGGCCTCATTGACCTCGAACAGGTCGACGTCGCCGATTGACCAGCCGGTCTTGGCGAGCAGCTTGTTGATCGCGCCGACCGGGGCGACGGTGAAATCCTTGGGTTCCTGCGCGTGCGCGGCGTGCGCGACGAGGCGCGCGACGGGCTTCGCGCCCTTGGCA
This DNA window, taken from Sphingopyxis sp. PAMC25046, encodes the following:
- a CDS encoding SH3 domain-containing protein, producing MTSRHIFAAAVLMASVGPAAAQSQPDVEVPYWASISVDKARMRKGPSPDVPVMWEYRRKDLPVKVVARHENWRKVEDPDGTQGWMAARLLSRARTAIVTGEIRPMHEDASVSAAVAYRAQPGVVGRISDCKNGWCLFDVQGRKGWIQTDHIWGD